cctgttctgttacccagtatcaacaggaagtgactcgtaaatgtcccaaaatcaacaggaagtgacccgtaaatgtcccaaatgttgaggaagtgaccaaaaatcaactggaagtgttgGTCTTGAGTCACTTCTCATTCATTtgcggacattcttgagtcacttcctgttcagttgcccaaaatcaacaggaagtgacctgtaaatgccccaaaatcaaccggaagtgacctgtggatgccccaaaatcaacaggaagtgaccaaaattcaacaggaaatgttgCTTCTTAGTCACGTtcttattcatttggggacattcttgagtcacttcctgttcagttacccaaaatcaacaggatgtgacctgtaaatgtctcaAAAGTTAAAGTGgccaaaaatcaacattttcttttgatttttgagtcacttcctatttatttgaggacattcttgagtcacttcctgttcagttaccCCAAGTCAAAAGGAAGTTACCTGTAACTGCCCTaacgtcaacaggaagtgacccataaatgtcccaaaagttgaggtgaccaaaaataaaatttaaaaaaatttgatttttgagtcacttcctattcatttgtgaacattcttgagtcacgtcctgttcagttaccccaaatcaacagcaaatgatatgtaaatgccccaaaatcaacaggaaatgacctgtaaattccccaaaatcaaccgaaagtgacccataaaagtcCCAAAAGTcgaggaagtgaccaaatattAACAGGATGTTGGTTTTGAGTCAGTTCATGTTCAGTTACCCAAaataagaggaagtgacctgtaaatgcccaaaaatcaacaggaagttacccgcaaatgtcccaaaatcaacaggaggtgttgattttgagtcacttctttttcattttgggacattcctgagtcacttcctgttcagttgcccaaaatcaacaggaagtgacccgtggatgccccaaaatcaacaggaagtgacccataaatgtcccaaaagttgaaggaagtgaccaaaaatcaaccggaaatgttgattttgagtcacttcccattcatttgtggacattcttgagtcacctcctgttcagttacccaaaatcaacaggaagtgacctataaatgccccaaaatcaacaggaagtgacccgtaaatgtcccaaaagttgaaggaagtgaccaaaaatcagcagaaaatgttggttttgagtcacattctattcattttgggacaatcctgagtcacttcctgttcagttccccaaaatcaacaggaagtgacccgtaaatgttaTTAAAGTTGAAGAAGTGAccaaaactcaacaggaaatgttgcTTTTCAGTCACGTTCTTATTCATTTGGGAactttcttgagtcacttcctgttcagttacccaaaatcaacagaaagtgacccgtaaatgtcccaaaatcaacaggaagtgacccaaaaataaacatttcctgttgatttttttttttgtcacttcctattcatttgtggacatttttgttgatttttaggtcactttcttgttcttttggggacatttgcaggtcacttacagttgattttagagcatttccaagtaacttcctgtttattttggagcatttaaaggtcacattctgttgattctggctaactgaacaggaagtgacctgtaaatgctccaaaagaacaagaaagtgacccaaaatcaacaagaatccACGTGAACTGTCCCAAAATTGATTccaactgacggccatagacgtccaatccgtttaatGTGGGTTGGATGgcagctgccaccctcccaattcaaacggattggacgtctactcgtgtaAACTCACAGCAAGGTGAAAATATCTTATTTATAAGCACTCTTAAGTGCAGTGTTGCTTTCCAGCCGCTAGATGGTGcaatatacacacaaaaaaccTCATTGTTAACCAAtagttttttattaatttgcaTTAATTGTAAGAATCTCTTTACACACATATTTATACAGTTATAGTACAATCACACACCAATATAACATTATCACAATATACAATTCATGCAGAATAACAATTCCAACAAAATAAAGACTGATATAGCTGCGACAGATGAATTAGATGAAGCTTAGCAGTCAAAACGTcctttatttttcctcctttttaACATTACCATACAAAAATAGATGTCTTTTGTCAAGAATGTTAAAGTAGTGCAAAGATAGTAGAAGGGATTTTCATGAATTCACAACAAACACACAATATAAACTCCAAAtaagttatgtttttttttttttgtcttttaaaacacacacacttatAAAAGTCGATATGACTAAAACAATAGCTGTGTTTTTTCAAATATACCCTTTTAAAACAATGACAATCATCCAGTAAAGAGAGATTAAGGGCTTAAAAacaatgatttaaaagcattttGTCAGGAAAAGGCAATGTGGGGACTCCCCTTCTAAGCCCCTTGCTGATTTCTTCCcgcgaaaaacaacaacaaaacaaacttaATCTCTCTTTACGGACTCGACAGATGCTAACAACCTGAGCTACGtgattatttttgtgtgtgtatttttactGAATGAGGTAGAAAAGCAGTTGTCCAAATCCGGGCTATCTAAACCCTAAATCTGAATCATAGTTAAAGTACTAAACGGAGTATAAAATTGGGTTATGCTACATTATTTATAAGAAAAAAAGCTTGAAATAAGATACGTTTGGACTGCTGCCGTAATACAAAAGATGTTAAATACCCCTTAATGTGAATAATACAAAGCTAGCTAGCTAGAAAGTATAGCGTGGTGATGTTTACTACGTTTTCTGACATGGGGGTACGCGCTTTCGCAAACGTCTTATTTTACCTCGTTCGACACGGTTTGGCGATCGTGAACAAGAAATAGTCATATCAGAAATTTACTGATTTGGAATTGGGGGTGGGAATTATTGGAATGAGATTAGCacacagctaacgttactgtgtacattgactgacgctgggatgCTGTaggtgtgtaaacaccccagtaatggcagccaaccactagagggcgacgtatGCAAATCTCGACACATATTGGTCAAgctacaagtcacttcctattgatttcgggtcacttcctgttgagtttgggtcaCTGAGAagggactcaagaatgtccccagaaTGTATGTAATTCAAAAACGACATTTCGTGGTGGTTttcggtcatttcctattgatttttggggtgtatacaggtcacttcctgttgatttttggggcatttacgggtcacctcctgttgattttgggttactgaacaggactcAGGAATgtctcaaaatgaataggaagtcactcaaaatcaacatttgttggttttggatcacttccttcaACTTTTAGAggacatttatgggtcacttcctgttgatttggtaacatttacaggtcacttcctgttgatttggggtaaccgaacaggaagtgactcaggaatgtcctaaaatgaataggaagtgactcaaaatcaacatttcttgttgttttttggtcacttccttcaacttttggggcatttctgggtcacttcctgttgattatggggcatatacaggtcacttcctgttgattttgggtaaccgaacaggaagtgactcgggaaTGTCCactaaatgaataggaagtgactcaaaatcagtatttcttgatttttattttggtcacttcctttcagttttgggacatttacgggtcacttcctgttgattttggggcatttacaggtcacttcctgattttgggtaactgaacagaaaatgactcgggaatgtcccaaaatgaatgggaaatgacTCATAATGAATAGGAATTTATTCCAAATCAGCatttttttcagtcacttcctgttgatatttggagCAtacacgggtcacttcctgttgatttttcgggcatttacagatcacttcctgttgattttgggttactgaaaaggaagtgacttaggaagtcacttcctgttgaattttggggcatttacgggtcacttcctgtgtatttttggggcatttgtgggtcacttcctgttgattttgggttactggagAGGAAGTGAGTCACTATGAAGAGGAATAGATTCAAAATcagcatttcctgttaattttggggcatttacggttcactttctgctgatttttggggcatttacgggtcacttcctgttgattttgggttactgaaaaaggAGTTGACTcaggaatgtccccaaatgaataggaagtgactcaaaatctatTTTCGTGTCAGGATTAAGTTTTTTATACTTCGATTCGTCGAATTAAATACTATCCACGGCCTGTTGTTTGTAAGAGTGCACTTATATAATTTCACAGTATAGCGAAAGAACGAAGAAAACAGTATattgagtatatatatatatatatataaatctcCAAAATCCCGAATCTTCCTACTGCCGGGATGAGGACTTGTAATGTAGAAGCCTCCGTCTCTTCACCTTGAAGAAATCTGGATgaaaacaacgcaaaggttggtGAATTTTCACGGTTTTAGGACCATTTTTAGTGAGCGGACTTACCCGTGATGGAAGCTTGTCTGCGTTTTTCAGGCCGTTGCAGCCGGTAGTACCCCCTGGTGGTGACTTCAAGGTACTCGGCCTCGGATCCGGAAGAACTGTCGGACATTGGGGACCCCTGTCCCGAAGAGGCGGAATTCCGTCTGGCGGGCTTGCCGTGATAGAACACCGGCACGTCTTCTCTCGGGACTTCCTCCCATTGGACGTCGCCACCAGTTCCCGGCACGTCCCGGCGGAAGTCGTAGTTCCACCGCTTGTTGGCCGCGTCGACGCTCATGCTCAGGAGCCGTTGGAAGTCCTCGCGGAGCTGCCGGTGGTCCACGGGGCCGAAGAGATTGCGGCGCACCGGGCCAACTTTTAGTCTCAGGGCCTCTACGCTACCCAGGCGCGAAATTTCAGAGCGGCTTGTCGATGTTGATGGCATTTCTATCGCCATATCCCTGTTGAACAGATACATGGCAAAGGTGAGAACTCTTGTTTTACTTTGGACTCATAGGAATTGATTCAAAAAcagcatttcctgtttatttcaggTTATTTACacatcacttccagttgattctgGCTCTCTTCCTGAACATTTTTGGGTaaattcctgtttattttgtggcattttcaggtaacttcctgttcatcgTTCACTTGCTGTTAATTTCCGGGTAtttacgagtcacttcctgttgatttggtctcacttcctgaacattttgggtcaatttctgttgattttagggcattttcatgTAACTACCTGttcatcggtcacttcctgttaatttttggctatgtacgagtcacttcctgttgatttggggcatttacaagtcactttctgttcgtctgtcacttcctgtttatttcgtTTAATAGTCagaacattttgggtcatttacaaTTGATTTTTGggaatttccaggtcatttcctgttaattttggctcacttcctgaacattttgggtcactattgatattgggtcactttctgtttgtttttggcTGGCATTTCCAGGCAACTTCCTGttcatcggtcacttcctgttaatttcgggGTATtcacgtgtcacttcctgttgattttgggtcacttactgaACATTTTGGGTGAgttcctattgatttcgggtcatttcctgttgattttaggataTTTCTGGGTTACTCCCTGTTTATCGGGTATttgcgagtcacttcctgttgattctggctcACTTTAtgaacattttgggtcatttcctgttgattttggggcatttccgggtcacttcctgtttatcggtcacttcctgttgatttcaaggTATTTATGAGTCCTTTCCTGTTGACTCTGGCTTCACATCCTGAACATTTTTGTCActtattgggtcactttctgttgatttttgggtatcTCTGGGTAACTTTCTGTTCATCGGTCACATCCATGTTTgtcgatcacttcctgttgatttcggggtatttacgagtcacttcctgttgattctggctcAATTACTGGAAATTTTGGGTTACtcactattgattttggggcatttcctgtttattttggggcatttccaggtcacttcctgtttatcggtcacttcctgttaatttccgggtatttatgggtcacttcctgttgattctggctcACTAACTGAACATTATGGGTCGCgtactattgattttgggtctttttctgttgatttggggcatttccaggtcacttcctgttcatcagtcacttcctgtcaatttcggggtatttacgagtcacttcctctttattctggctcacttcctgaacattttgggtcgtttcctgtttattttggggcatttctgttcatcggtcacttcctgttaaattcAGCGTATTTACCAGTCGCTTCCTGaacatttggggtcatttcctgttggtttttgtggcatttacaggtcacccccccaattgattttgggtaactgaataggaagtgactcaaaagaccccaaattaataggaagtgactccaaatcaacaggaagtcacctgattCGCTGTGAATACTCTGGTGTCAGTGCGATTGAATTGGacttctagcgccgtcaatagcagccattgCGCTAACGCAGAAACGATACTAATGCAAGATTTTGCTAGCAACACGTTGGATccctttttaaacagtgacacctttttatagGTTTTATTGATTCGTTTCAGGCCACCAGACCCCTCACATCAACCACCTGCTTAGATGACTTTCCCATTTATATGAGTATAGTAATTACCACAGCGAGTAAGtacatgaacaccacataaatCTATTCACAACCTGTGAAGGTGAGAGGTTGCACATGTGGTGTACTGGTGAGGAATGTTTTCCAGCATTCCCGCACCGCTATAGGACAAAATTAATTAGCGTGCTGGTGTTGAGTTCAGGGACCACGAGTTTGAGCTTATTTTTAACGTACAACCTCGAAAAGCAGCCATGATCAGGGAAAAGCGAGGGAGACGTTTTGTTACGTATGAACGACACTGACTGGTCGCATTGTGAGATAATCTGTCACAAGTGCATAATCCTTAATTAAATTTGCATGTAATAAAGTCGTCTCAGATTAATTGAGGGGCATTCAAAGGAGGGGTTAGTCAGATTATTCACGAATCCTGCGGTGTTTTAATTTACCCCGTCTGTCTGCATATTAAAGAGTATTAACAGCGAAAACTAAACTTAATTGCAACTTGATGAAAAtcattgccacatgccaaaatccattttgccgcatacacaaaaaaatgccacatgccaaaatccattttgcaacataccaaaaaaaaaaaaaacgccactgtcaccacataccaaaaaattcattttgccacatactaaacaaatgtcacatggccaaaaaaatgccacatgccaaaatacatttgctgcatagccaaaaaaaaaagtcacatgccaaaatacattttgccatatggcataaaaaaaaaaaaaaaaatgccacatgctaaaATACATGttcccacgtggcaaaaaaatgccacatgccaaaatacattttgccacatgcctaaatacattttgccacatgccaaaaaaatgccacatgccaaaatccattttgccacttacgaaaaaatgccacaggcccccccaaaaatgccacatgctaaaatacattttgtcacttggcaaaaaaacaccacataccaaaatcaattttgcctaataccaaaaaaatgccacatgcccaataaatgccacatgccaaaatacattttgccacttaggaaaaaaatgccacatgccaaaaataatgccacatgccaaaatacattttgccacataccaaaaaaattccacatgcaaaaaaaacgccacatgccgaaatacattttgccacattccaaaaaaattccacatgccaaaaataatgccacatgccaaaatacattttgccacatacccaaaaaattccacatgcaaaaaaaacgccacatgccgaaatacattttgccacattccaaaaaaattccacatgcccaaaaaaataccacatgccaaaatacattttgccacatggcaaaaacacacacacaaaaaaaaaaaaaaccccgctacataacaaaagtcattttgccacatatcataaaaaatgccacattccaaaatacattttgccacatggggaaaaaatgccacatgctaaaatacattttgccacatggcaaaaaaacaccacattccaaaatacattttgccacatggggaaaaaatgccacatgctaaaatacattttgccacatggcaaaaaaacaccacataccaaaatccattttgcctaatacccaaaaaatgccacatgcccaataaatgccacatgccaaaatacattttgccacatagcaaaaaaaaaaatgtcccatgccaaaatacattttgccacttacgaaaaaaatgccacgtgccaaaatatattttgccatatacccaaaaaaatccacatgcccgaaaaaaaacgccacatgccgaaatacattttgccacattccccaaaaaatgccacatgtcaaaataattTCCGTTGCCAAAATTCATATTTGTCACTGCGCATGCTCAGATAAATGAGCAGAACTGTAAAAATACTAACGGGAGGGGTGGAGCATTGCGTAACTTGGAAAGTACAGTACGTTCGCAAGTGAAGTAAACATGTCAAATCGACACGAAAGTGCACTTTGTGTTCACAATTCATGCCTTATTTTTCGATTTTTACATCAATGATAGTTcaataaacacaaagaaaaTGTTGAGAATAAGTTTTAGAACGTTGTTTGACTTCAAAAAATTAAAGTGGGTGCGTCACggagatcaggttacagttcagcGCGCTGTtattaaacttatttttttcccgatttcgacataataataaaaaaaaacacacacacacacaaactgctAATGTACATTTCTCGTAAAACAACGTGTTCATACGAAGCATGCTCGTACTCGTAGTAGACGATGACGCACTTATTTGGCAAGAGGATGTGGGTTAATGATATGCGACACACAAACAACCGCAACTTTTCAACGCGTTGGACGTTAAAAACACGTACAAACCTCAACAAATCAGCGTTTAATTGTGCAGGAAACTTAAACTTACCATGCGAGGTCAAATTTCCGACGgagttgtttatttaaaaaaaaaaaaaaaaacgaaaaaaactgTCGAAAGTGCAAACCCGAAATGTTTTCGTGGCAAaatcggggggaaaaaactgtGTTACGTTGAAAGTCGAACGGCAAAAACCGCTTGCTCCCGATTTCTTATCTTTCCCACTTGTTTGTTATGGACTTAGATGGGCGGGTGGGCTGTTACTGTGGTGGGGGACGTCCCACGAGTGAAGTCAGTCACGTGGGTTTCCTCAAAAACATAAATTCTTCGACAGTCacgtaaaaagaaaataatgtacATAATGCAATTGAACGCAGCAACGGCAAATCGATTTTAAggctgatttttgttttttaaaggcaaaaaataaagtacaaaTTGACtgttaaaatacaaaatattaggGATTACATGTA
This sequence is a window from Corythoichthys intestinalis isolate RoL2023-P3 chromosome 13, ASM3026506v1, whole genome shotgun sequence. Protein-coding genes within it:
- the LOC130929222 gene encoding cyclin-dependent kinase inhibitor 1-like isoform X1, which gives rise to MESRDMAIEMPSTSTSRSEISRLGSVEALRLKVGPVRRNLFGPVDHRQLREDFQRLLSMSVDAANKRWNYDFRRDVPGTGGDVQWEEVPREDVPVFYHGKPARRNSASSGQGSPMSDSSSGSEAEYLEVTTRGYYRLQRPEKRRQASITDFFKVKRRRLLHYKSSSRQ
- the LOC130929222 gene encoding cyclin-dependent kinase inhibitor 1-like isoform X2 gives rise to the protein MAIEMPSTSTSRSEISRLGSVEALRLKVGPVRRNLFGPVDHRQLREDFQRLLSMSVDAANKRWNYDFRRDVPGTGGDVQWEEVPREDVPVFYHGKPARRNSASSGQGSPMSDSSSGSEAEYLEVTTRGYYRLQRPEKRRQASITDFFKVKRRRLLHYKSSSRQ